CACCTCGATGGTGAAGTCCACGTGGCCGGGGGTGTCGATGATGTTGATGCGGTGCTCCACCCCGGTTTGGGTGTGCTTCCAGTTGGCGGTGGTCACAGCAGCGGTAATGGTAATGCCCCGCTCCCGCTCCTGCTCCATCCAGTCCATGGTCGCAGCCCCCTCGTGCACCTCACCGATCTTGTGAATGCGCCCGGTGTAGTAGAGAATGCGCTCGGTGGTGGTGGTCTTACCAGCATCGATGTGGGCCGCGATGCCGATGTTGCGGAAGAGCTTCAGGTCAAAGCTGGTCTTGACGGACATAGCTACCACCGGTAATGGGCGTACGCGCGGTTGGCCTCAGCCATGCGCTCCACGTCTTCCTTCTTCTTGACCGCCCCGCCCTTGCCCTCTGCCGCCTCCATCAGCTCAGCGGCCAGGCGCTGGGCCGCCCCACGCTCGCTGCGGCTGTTGAAAGCGTTCACAATCCAGCGGATGGCCAAAGACTGCTGCCGGCGAGGCGAGACCTCCACGGGCACCTGGTAGTTGGCGCCCCCCACCCGGCGGCTGCGGACCTCCAGCCGGGGGCGCACATTGTCCAGCGCGGCCTTGAAGACCTTGAGGGGCTCCTGGCCGCTTTTGTCCTGGATGATCTGGCAGGCATCCCGGAAGATCTTGATGGCCAGGTTCTTCTTGCCTTCCCGCATAATGCGGTTGATGAAGGCGGTGACCAG
Above is a genomic segment from Meiothermus sp. QL-1 containing:
- the rpsG gene encoding 30S ribosomal protein S7 is translated as MSRRRRAEVRQLEPDHLYGDVLVTAFINRIMREGKKNLAIKIFRDACQIIQDKSGQEPLKVFKAALDNVRPRLEVRSRRVGGANYQVPVEVSPRRQQSLAIRWIVNAFNSRSERGAAQRLAAELMEAAEGKGGAVKKKEDVERMAEANRAYAHYRW